ATGAAATGTTCGGACGCAGCTAACGCACCAGCTGATTGCACTCCGAGCACTGACATCACTTGTGGCTGTGCCGCGGACAGCCCCACGTTTGTTTGCACCAGTCGCACCACCTTTGCTCAATGCAATGGCGCGACAGTCGTCACAACGGGCACGTGTCCGACCGGTTTAACATGCGCGGCACAGAGAGGTGGGGATATTTGTGTAGACGCATGTTATTTAGACGGTGAAATTGAGTGTGATCTTGATGCTCCTGCGAGTTaaatacattcttctttgagtTGAGAATTTCTGATACTTGTCTAGgcttaaattgtttattgtatgaataaagagaaaagtaaaatacataatatactaATTAGTTAAATCAGTTTGTCTATACTTTTTGAATATGGTTAAAGGTGGTGGTGGTGGAATCCTCCCATAAACCTTCTCATATgacgtgtgtgtgtgaatagaGTGAGAATTAAAATTAACGAACCGACTTGTTTCATGTGTGACAGTGGCAGAAAAATacccatttttaattattctaacGAAACGTTAACATAACGTAAGATCCGAATAGCACTGATATTTCAGGCAATGGAAAGCACGTTGTTGAGTCTTTAAAAGGAACATCGTGGCATAATGAGCTCTTGATTATGGGAATATTTAAACCCTGAGCTAGGTgtgttaagtttgccacgaagtttgtaatctATAGTTGGAAAAGTTGGATACcctacaagtatataaatataaacggCTCTCTGCCCCACGTATAGTGTATTCTATACAGTTTTAGATATATCTATCTGAAATTTTAGACGCACTTCTTCTGTAGAAACCGCTCATTTGTTAATATTGGACCATAGATCCAAATCAATATTATGtcggaaaactttcttatttgaaaaactctctttacgaaattttacaaatattattacttAAGTCAATACTGCAAACTCCGAATATATTGTTTAGGTCAGATTATTGTAGCATATGGCTAATATACAAACTGcgtgatcaaaatcaagataaagatcttgataaaaaattatttttcttaattatgcAACCTTAGTTCGACTCTgttgtttattttaaacaacattTAAC
This genomic stretch from Bactrocera dorsalis isolate Fly_Bdor chromosome 5, ASM2337382v1, whole genome shotgun sequence harbors:
- the LOC125778627 gene encoding uncharacterized protein LOC125778627, which translates into the protein MKSNTHLSISLLLLATVSLLVQHTTATCGVCGSNGIACISETQFNICFNNQPDNTTAHECPNGGTCTSLLMKCSDAANAPADCTPSTDITCGCAADSPTFVCTSRTTFAQCNGATVVTTGTCPTGLTCAAQRGGDICVDACYLDGEIECDLDAPAS